ATCGAGCCCACCCTGGTGGAAGCGGACGATCCCGGACACCGGCTGATGTGCGAGGAGATCTTCGGCCCGGTCGTCACCCTGCATTCGTACCGCGCGTCGGACTGGGAATCCACGCTCGCCCTGGTCGACGGGACCTCCCCGTACGCCCTCACGGGCGCGGTGTTCGCGCGCGACCCGGAGGCCCTCCGAAGCGCGGGCGCTGCGCTGCGGAACGCGGCGGGGAACTACTACATCAACGACAAACCCTCCGGCGCGGTAGTCGGCCAACAGCCCTTCGGCGGCGGCCGCGCGAGCGGCACGAACGACAAGGCCGGCTCCGTTCTGAACCTCGTGCGCTGGGTCTCCCCCCGGACGATCAAGGAGACCTTCGATCCGCCCACCGACTACCGGTATCCCTTCATGGAGGCGGAGTAGAGAGTAGTTTCACGGTTCGCCCTCCGGGTGGAAGACCCGGTCCGGGCGGGAGAGGGCGATGGCATGGGACGTTTCACGGACGAGGAACTGCAGCGGAAGGTACAGGAAGGGTTCATCGTCGAGTCCGAAGAGGACATGACGGAGACCTACAAGCGGGCGCTGATCACGCAGCTCACCGTCCAGGGCGACACGGAGCTGATCAGCGCGCCGGCGTACTTCATGGCCGCCCGCGACGCGCCGTCCACGAACACGATGGTCTCGGCCACGGCGATCATCCAGGACGAACTGGGGCACGCGAACATCGCCTACCGCCTGCTTGAGGATCTCGGCGTCGACCGCCACTGGCTGCTCTACGAGCGGGAACCCGCCCACTTCAAGCACCCCTACGGCTTCGACCAGCCGCTCATGAACTGGGCCGAGCTGGTTTCGGCGAACGCGCTGTACGACCGGGCCGGGATCACGCTCCTTGGCGACGTACACCGCAACACGAGCTACGGCCCGCTCAAGCGCGGCCTCGTCAAGGTGAGCATGGAGGAGAACTTCCACCTGAGGCACGGCGAGGTCTGGATCCGCCGCTTCGCCGAGGCGGGGGGCGCCGCGAAGGAAGCGGTGCAGCGGACGCTCGACTGGATGTTTCCGATGGGCGTGGAGTGGTTCGGGATGCCCGACGACCGGAAGCATCACAACGCGCAACTCGACTTCCGCCTCAAGGGGATGACGAACGACCAGCTCCGCCGGACCTGGC
This portion of the Candidatus Palauibacter australiensis genome encodes:
- a CDS encoding phenylacetate-CoA oxygenase subunit PaaI codes for the protein MGRFTDEELQRKVQEGFIVESEEDMTETYKRALITQLTVQGDTELISAPAYFMAARDAPSTNTMVSATAIIQDELGHANIAYRLLEDLGVDRHWLLYEREPAHFKHPYGFDQPLMNWAELVSANALYDRAGITLLGDVHRNTSYGPLKRGLVKVSMEENFHLRHGEVWIRRFAEAGGAAKEAVQRTLDWMFPMGVEWFGMPDDRKHHNAQLDFRLKGMTNDQLRRTWLKAVVPLCEELGYDLPAQYDPDTDAVELTYELPCQYDPEARRWLFNETITWKQVFERWKARGPMNEQYVDSLRRSRFAVERLLAA